Proteins encoded by one window of Flavobacterium sp. N502540:
- a CDS encoding VOC family protein, whose product MELKFSHIDILVNDLQSACDYYAKILGAEISKKFTWERDELHVVYAVVRIGQERFMLVQPFSGNLKNLLETKGEGTIYRHCYSTPDIEAAFDELINSGVQPEDENGNALSRESLNSPSGVRIIWLPKRFGEFSIEILEEAGLQQFINDAFSAS is encoded by the coding sequence TAGCCACATAGACATTTTAGTTAACGATCTGCAATCAGCCTGCGACTATTACGCGAAGATCCTCGGAGCAGAGATCTCAAAAAAATTCACCTGGGAGAGAGATGAGTTACACGTTGTATATGCCGTTGTAAGAATTGGTCAGGAACGGTTTATGCTGGTACAGCCTTTTTCCGGAAATCTAAAAAATTTACTGGAGACAAAAGGCGAAGGAACAATTTATCGTCACTGCTATTCCACTCCCGATATCGAAGCCGCTTTTGATGAATTGATCAATTCAGGCGTACAGCCAGAGGATGAAAACGGAAATGCGCTGTCACGAGAAAGCCTTAACTCTCCAAGTGGCGTTAGAATTATATGGCTTCCGAAACGTTTTGGAGAATTCTCGATTGAGATCCTCGAAGAAGCAGGACTTCAACAGTTTATAAATGATGCTTTTTCAGCTTCCTGA
- the mutY gene encoding A/G-specific adenine glycosylase, with the protein MNFSNVLIKWYLQNKRDLPWRKTTNPYHIWLSEIMLQQTRVAQGTPYFFAFTKEFPTVFDLANASEEQVLKLWQGLGYYSRARNLHKTAQYVANELNGVFPPNYKELLKLKGVGEYTAAAIASFSYNETVPVVDGNVFRVLSRYFDIESDIASPATKKEFTELAYELMPKDNPAIFNQAIMEFGALQCVPKSPDCTICDFNDSCAALQKKKVAVLPVKSKKVKVTNRFFNYLIVEDALGNTILQKRTAKGIWHNLYEFPLLETDKIVDFDVVSKAVIDTVFSSYTIIGIEDYAESTVIHKLSHQHLHIQFWKVKIEGLIENGLKSSDLNVFPFPIVIHNFLEKQEIIC; encoded by the coding sequence ATGAATTTTTCTAACGTGTTGATAAAATGGTATTTACAAAACAAACGTGATTTGCCATGGCGTAAAACGACCAATCCATACCATATTTGGCTCTCAGAAATTATGTTGCAACAGACTCGAGTTGCGCAAGGAACACCTTACTTTTTTGCTTTTACGAAGGAATTTCCTACTGTATTTGATTTGGCAAATGCTTCAGAAGAGCAGGTTTTAAAACTTTGGCAGGGGTTAGGGTATTATTCACGTGCCCGAAATTTGCATAAAACAGCTCAATATGTTGCCAACGAGCTCAACGGTGTTTTTCCTCCTAACTATAAAGAACTTTTAAAATTAAAGGGTGTTGGAGAATATACAGCCGCAGCGATTGCCTCCTTTTCTTATAATGAGACTGTTCCTGTAGTTGATGGAAATGTATTCAGAGTGCTTTCTCGTTATTTTGATATTGAATCTGATATTGCTTCGCCTGCAACTAAAAAAGAGTTTACAGAACTGGCTTATGAATTAATGCCAAAGGATAACCCGGCTATTTTTAATCAGGCGATAATGGAGTTCGGAGCTTTACAATGCGTGCCTAAAAGCCCTGATTGTACGATATGTGACTTTAATGATAGCTGTGCGGCATTGCAAAAGAAAAAGGTAGCCGTTTTGCCGGTTAAGTCTAAGAAAGTTAAGGTAACTAATCGTTTCTTTAATTATCTCATTGTAGAAGACGCTTTAGGGAATACCATACTTCAAAAAAGAACGGCAAAAGGAATCTGGCACAATCTGTATGAATTTCCGCTTTTGGAAACGGATAAAATTGTAGACTTTGATGTGGTTTCGAAAGCAGTCATAGACACTGTTTTTTCATCGTATACAATTATAGGTATAGAAGATTATGCAGAAAGTACTGTTATTCATAAACTTTCGCACCAACATCTGCACATACAGTTCTGGAAGGTTAAAATTGAGGGTTTAATAGAAAACGGCTTGAAATCCAGTGATTTAAATGTTTTTCCTTTTCCAATTGTGATTCATAATTTTCTGGAAAAGCAGGAAATAATTTGCTAA
- a CDS encoding ribonuclease E/G, translating into MNKELIIRSSSEAVDFALLKDGKLIELHKEEEKSNFQVGDIFIAKIRKPVAGLNAAFVNVGFEKDAFLHYHDLGPNLASQLKFIKLVSAGKIKDFSLKTFQFEKEIDKDGIITDILSANQSVLVQVVKEPISTKGPRISAELSLAGRFIVLVPFSDRVSISQKIEDKKEKDRLKKLVLSIKPKGFGVIVRTVAEGKNVAELEKDLQNLLGRWTAMCKKLPTAHHPSKVLGELNRASSILRDVFNDTFSGIQIDDEELYHQTKEYLQEIAPSKQSIVKFYQSNDTPIFEKYNIERQIKTSFGRTVSMSKGAYLIIEHTEALHVIDVNSGNRSNKATNQEDTAMEVNMIAAAEIARQLRLRDMGGIIVVDFIDMSNPENRKVLFDFLREEMSDDKAKHKILPPSKFGLVQITRQRVRPEVNIKTREEDPNNEHGEIEAPILIIDKISSDLDRILKTHKKVVLNVHPFVAAYLSKGFPSLRSKWFFEHKKWVKIIPRDAYTYLEYHFYDKKGNVISE; encoded by the coding sequence GTGAATAAAGAATTAATCATTAGATCTAGTTCTGAAGCCGTAGATTTTGCCTTATTAAAAGATGGAAAACTAATTGAATTACACAAAGAAGAAGAGAAAAGCAACTTTCAGGTTGGTGATATTTTTATTGCTAAAATCCGAAAACCAGTTGCCGGACTTAATGCTGCTTTTGTAAATGTAGGCTTCGAAAAAGACGCTTTTTTACATTATCACGACTTAGGTCCAAACTTAGCTTCCCAACTGAAATTCATAAAACTTGTAAGCGCAGGTAAAATAAAAGATTTCTCCCTAAAAACCTTTCAGTTTGAAAAAGAGATTGACAAAGATGGCATCATTACTGATATTTTAAGTGCCAATCAATCTGTTTTAGTTCAAGTTGTAAAAGAACCTATATCGACCAAAGGCCCAAGGATAAGCGCTGAGCTTTCACTGGCAGGAAGATTTATTGTTCTCGTTCCGTTTTCTGACCGTGTTTCTATTTCTCAAAAAATAGAAGATAAAAAGGAAAAGGATCGTCTAAAAAAACTTGTTCTATCGATCAAACCTAAAGGATTTGGTGTTATTGTTCGCACAGTAGCCGAAGGCAAAAACGTAGCCGAATTAGAAAAAGATTTGCAGAACCTGCTTGGCAGATGGACTGCAATGTGTAAAAAATTACCAACTGCTCATCATCCCTCAAAAGTATTAGGAGAACTCAACAGAGCTTCTTCAATATTAAGAGACGTTTTCAACGATACCTTTAGTGGTATTCAAATAGATGATGAAGAGTTGTACCATCAAACGAAGGAATATCTGCAAGAAATTGCACCTTCAAAACAATCGATTGTTAAGTTTTATCAATCAAATGACACTCCAATTTTTGAGAAATACAATATAGAGAGACAAATCAAAACTTCTTTTGGAAGAACCGTCTCCATGAGTAAAGGTGCTTATCTTATTATCGAACACACTGAAGCTCTTCACGTTATAGACGTAAACAGCGGAAATCGTTCAAATAAAGCAACCAACCAGGAAGACACTGCCATGGAAGTGAATATGATTGCCGCCGCCGAAATTGCCAGACAACTTCGTTTGCGTGATATGGGCGGAATAATCGTAGTTGATTTTATCGATATGTCTAATCCAGAAAACAGGAAGGTTTTGTTCGACTTCTTGCGAGAAGAAATGAGCGACGATAAAGCAAAGCATAAAATCTTACCGCCTAGTAAATTTGGATTAGTTCAGATTACCAGACAACGCGTAAGACCAGAAGTTAATATTAAAACCAGAGAAGAAGATCCAAACAATGAACATGGCGAAATTGAAGCGCCAATTTTAATCATTGATAAAATCTCATCTGATTTAGATAGAATTCTAAAAACCCACAAAAAAGTTGTGCTTAATGTACATCCGTTTGTGGCTGCATACCTCAGTAAAGGTTTTCCATCATTACGTTCAAAATGGTTTTTTGAACATAAGAAATGGGTGAAAATCATACCTCGTGACGCTTACACGTACTTAGAATACCATTTCTATGATAAAAAAGGAAATGTTATTTCAGAATAA
- a CDS encoding single-stranded DNA-binding protein translates to MNGTLNKVMLIGHLGDDVKMHYFEGGNCIGRFQLATNEVYINKTTNEKITSTEWHNLVVRNKAAEICEKYLSKGDKIFIEGRIKSRQWQAEDGTTKYTTEIQVTEFTFLNTKKETGNHKPNQDSESPKNTNFDAANEGLPINDLPF, encoded by the coding sequence ATGAACGGAACATTAAATAAAGTGATGTTAATCGGCCATTTAGGCGACGATGTAAAAATGCATTATTTTGAGGGAGGAAACTGCATCGGGCGTTTTCAATTGGCTACAAACGAAGTTTATATCAATAAAACGACCAATGAAAAAATAACTTCAACCGAATGGCACAATTTAGTTGTGCGTAATAAAGCGGCCGAAATTTGCGAAAAATATTTGTCGAAAGGAGACAAGATATTTATTGAAGGACGTATAAAATCACGTCAATGGCAAGCCGAAGATGGTACTACAAAATATACCACAGAAATTCAGGTGACTGAGTTTACTTTCTTGAATACCAAAAAAGAAACCGGAAATCATAAACCTAATCAAGACAGTGAGTCACCAAAAAACACTAACTTTGACGCAGCAAATGAAGGCTTACCTATAAATGATTTGCCTTTTTGA
- a CDS encoding gliding motility-associated protein GldE, whose protein sequence is MDPEPSLFLNTTVDINLIIGFVGIFILLFLSAIVSGAEVALFSLSQKDIDDTLQENHSKGKIISRLLDRPKKLLATLLVANNLFNIATVILFSFTGRNIFGAIESPALKFILEIVLVTSLILLFGEVLPKVYASRNNVKFAKRTAYPLAVLDKLLTPISLPMRSVTLYLHHKLGKQKNSFSVNQLSQALELTDSEGTSTEEQKILEGIVSFGNTDTKQVMSPRIDIFALEMSEPFSGICPKIIEKGFSRIPVYRDNIDQIEGVLFVKDLLPHIDKEEFDWTSLIRKAFFVPENKKLDNLLKDFQSLKSHLAIVVDEYGGTSGLVSLEDVIEEIVGDISDEFDDENLNFSQIDEKNFLFEGKINLKDFYRIVEVNEEIFESHKGEAETLAGFILEILGNFPKKDQKVAFENCVFTIETVDKKRIKQIKVTID, encoded by the coding sequence TTGGACCCGGAGCCCAGTTTGTTTCTTAATACGACAGTAGACATCAATTTGATAATTGGTTTTGTCGGAATATTTATTTTGCTGTTTTTATCAGCGATAGTTTCAGGTGCCGAAGTGGCACTTTTCTCTTTGTCTCAAAAAGATATCGACGATACCTTGCAGGAGAATCATTCAAAAGGAAAAATTATCTCCAGACTTTTAGACAGGCCTAAGAAACTTCTCGCGACTTTATTAGTTGCCAATAATCTTTTTAATATCGCGACTGTTATTCTGTTTTCCTTTACAGGCCGGAATATTTTTGGAGCCATAGAGTCTCCGGCTCTTAAGTTTATTCTCGAGATTGTTTTGGTTACTTCGCTAATCTTGCTGTTCGGGGAAGTACTCCCTAAAGTTTATGCGAGCCGTAACAATGTAAAATTTGCAAAACGTACCGCCTATCCATTGGCAGTATTAGATAAATTACTCACACCAATCAGTTTGCCGATGCGGAGTGTTACGCTATATTTGCATCATAAATTAGGGAAGCAGAAGAATAGTTTTTCTGTAAATCAGCTTTCTCAAGCCTTGGAATTGACAGATTCAGAAGGTACATCAACAGAAGAGCAAAAAATACTGGAAGGGATCGTGTCTTTTGGTAATACTGATACCAAGCAGGTAATGAGCCCGAGAATTGATATTTTTGCTTTAGAAATGTCAGAACCTTTTTCCGGGATTTGTCCTAAAATAATAGAAAAAGGCTTTTCGAGAATTCCGGTGTATCGCGACAATATAGACCAGATAGAAGGCGTTTTGTTTGTCAAGGATTTGTTGCCGCATATTGATAAGGAAGAATTTGACTGGACCTCTTTAATCAGAAAAGCATTTTTTGTTCCGGAGAACAAGAAACTGGATAATTTACTGAAGGATTTTCAGAGCCTTAAAAGCCATTTAGCGATAGTGGTGGATGAATATGGCGGAACGTCAGGATTAGTTTCTCTGGAAGACGTTATTGAGGAGATTGTAGGGGATATCAGTGACGAGTTTGACGACGAGAATCTGAATTTCTCTCAGATAGATGAAAAGAATTTTCTTTTTGAAGGAAAAATTAATCTCAAGGATTTTTACAGAATCGTAGAGGTTAATGAAGAAATCTTTGAATCTCATAAAGGTGAAGCCGAGACATTGGCCGGATTCATTTTAGAGATTTTGGGGAATTTCCCTAAAAAAGATCAAAAAGTAGCGTTCGAAAACTGTGTTTTTACTATAGAAACAGTTGATAAGAAGCGTATAAAACAAATAAAAGTAACAATAGATTAA
- the gldD gene encoding gliding motility lipoprotein GldD, producing the protein MLKKTISLATILLTLTVLSCKDDVVPKPAGFLRLDYPEAKYVGFENNCPFTFEMNEAAVIKGEKNCGFAITYPKMKATIYLTYKPVHGDIVKLLKDAQKLTYEHVIKADDILEQPYLNPQKKVYGMFYRVDGNAATNSQFYVTDSTKHFITGSVYFYAKPNFDSVMPAASYIRNDMQRLMETLKWK; encoded by the coding sequence ATGCTAAAAAAGACCATTTCACTAGCAACAATTTTACTGACATTGACTGTTTTAAGTTGTAAAGATGATGTAGTGCCAAAACCTGCCGGTTTCCTTCGTTTGGACTATCCTGAAGCCAAATATGTAGGTTTTGAAAACAATTGCCCTTTTACTTTTGAAATGAATGAAGCGGCCGTAATCAAAGGAGAGAAAAATTGCGGATTTGCAATTACCTATCCAAAAATGAAAGCTACGATTTACCTTACTTATAAACCGGTACATGGAGATATAGTGAAATTGCTCAAAGATGCTCAGAAGTTAACCTACGAGCATGTTATTAAGGCAGATGATATTTTAGAACAGCCCTATTTAAACCCTCAAAAAAAGGTTTACGGAATGTTTTACCGCGTAGACGGAAATGCCGCTACAAACTCACAATTTTACGTTACAGACAGTACAAAACACTTTATTACAGGATCGGTTTATTTTTATGCGAAGCCTAATTTCGATTCGGTTATGCCGGCCGCAAGTTACATCAGAAATGATATGCAAAGGCTAATGGAAACGTTAAAGTGGAAATAA
- a CDS encoding Crp/Fnr family transcriptional regulator produces the protein MKEQLANYIKSIITVTEEELVVILSYFKSSTAEKNELLVVHGQTNQRSFFVGSGCLRIYFITEDGQEATRYLAFENNFATALCSFISNEPSLEFIQALEPTELLYISSSDFYYLLEVIPAWEKFYRYYLEKAYVNNTNRLMSFLTLDATERYKQLMSINPQIIQRLSNRIVATYLNISQETLSRLKSKRY, from the coding sequence ATGAAAGAGCAACTCGCAAATTATATCAAAAGTATTATAACGGTTACCGAGGAAGAGCTGGTTGTAATTCTTTCTTACTTTAAATCTTCAACCGCAGAGAAGAATGAACTATTAGTGGTTCATGGGCAAACCAACCAACGAAGTTTTTTTGTTGGTTCCGGTTGTTTGCGAATCTATTTTATTACTGAAGATGGACAGGAAGCGACACGATATTTAGCGTTCGAAAATAATTTTGCAACAGCATTATGCAGTTTTATTTCAAACGAGCCGTCTTTAGAATTTATTCAGGCGTTAGAGCCAACGGAACTGTTATACATTTCGAGTAGCGATTTTTATTATCTATTGGAAGTTATTCCGGCTTGGGAGAAGTTCTATCGTTATTATTTAGAAAAAGCATATGTAAATAATACCAATAGACTCATGTCTTTTCTTACTCTTGATGCAACAGAAAGATACAAACAGCTAATGAGTATAAATCCCCAAATTATTCAGCGTTTATCCAATCGAATAGTAGCAACTTACCTGAATATTTCACAAGAAACATTAAGTAGACTAAAATCTAAGCGTTACTAA
- the pbpC gene encoding penicillin-binding protein 1C: MKKKLIAFSQRIINWIKKNKIKSAIAFVLLLIYYFSIPRTLFKEPYSTVIESKEGELLGAKIAPDGQWRFPAQDSVPDKFKKCIVYFEDEYFYKHPGFNPVAMVNAIKQNQKAGKVVRGGSTLTQQVIRLSRKGKGRTYFEKLIEMILATRLELGYSKDEILELYAAHAPFGGNVVGLEMASWRYFGVQSNQLSWAENATLAVLPNAPSLIYPGKNQIKLLNKRNRLLLKLHKEGVIDQQTYELAIEEPLPQKPYDLPQIAPHLLQRAAKDQKGTRVKTTIDYALQNRVNQIARYYYNQYKQNEVHNLAILVIDVSNRNVISYVGNAPTDKDHQKDVDIIEAPRSTGSILKPLLYAGMLDDGELLPNTLVADIPTQIAGYTPQNFNLTFDGAVPAHRALSRSLNIPSVLMLQEFGVNKFYEELQKFKLKDINKTPDHYGLSLILGGAESNLWDLCRTYANLSSTLNYYVKNQAQYRTNEFTELNYKSNFEPDFGSESDQKNILGAGSIWSAYNAMEEVNRPEGDEAWKFYDSSLKIAWKTGTSFGNRDAWAIGTNSRYVVGIWVGNATGEGRPTLTGVTSAAPILFDVFNLLPRQRWFQTPYKDLAEVEVCRLSGYLAKDGCPKIKQWVPKKGKSTSVCPYHKTVHLNSTGQFQVNSSCESIDNIVTKNWFVLPPVMAWYYKSQHIEYLPLPPFKEGCQGTQTTTMDFIYPKTNGKIYLTKDFNSKVQPVILKVAYSEREKELFWYVDDVYKATTKTFHELPVTPTSGTHYITVVDASGNEIRRKIEIVRE; the protein is encoded by the coding sequence TTGAAAAAGAAACTTATCGCGTTTTCACAACGCATTATAAACTGGATTAAAAAGAACAAAATAAAATCAGCAATTGCATTTGTGCTCTTGCTGATTTATTATTTCTCCATTCCCCGAACATTGTTTAAAGAGCCGTACTCAACGGTTATCGAAAGTAAAGAAGGAGAGCTGTTAGGAGCAAAAATCGCTCCTGACGGACAATGGCGTTTTCCGGCGCAGGACAGTGTACCGGATAAATTCAAGAAATGTATTGTTTATTTTGAAGACGAGTATTTCTATAAACACCCCGGTTTTAATCCGGTTGCGATGGTAAATGCCATCAAACAGAACCAAAAAGCAGGAAAAGTAGTTCGCGGCGGAAGCACACTGACGCAACAAGTCATCCGATTGTCCCGAAAAGGAAAAGGAAGAACCTATTTTGAAAAATTGATCGAAATGATTCTCGCCACGCGATTGGAATTGGGATATTCTAAAGATGAAATTCTCGAGTTATATGCGGCCCATGCTCCATTTGGAGGAAATGTTGTCGGGCTCGAAATGGCTTCGTGGCGTTATTTTGGCGTGCAGTCTAATCAATTGTCGTGGGCAGAAAATGCTACACTGGCGGTTTTACCTAATGCACCGAGTCTGATTTATCCCGGAAAAAATCAAATCAAATTATTAAACAAGCGAAACCGACTCCTTCTTAAACTGCATAAAGAGGGCGTAATTGATCAGCAAACGTATGAACTTGCCATTGAAGAACCGTTGCCTCAAAAACCGTACGATTTACCTCAGATAGCACCTCATTTATTGCAAAGAGCCGCTAAAGATCAGAAAGGAACAAGGGTAAAGACAACGATTGATTATGCGCTGCAAAACAGAGTTAATCAAATCGCGAGATATTATTACAATCAATACAAGCAGAATGAAGTACACAATCTGGCGATTTTGGTCATTGATGTTTCCAATCGAAATGTAATCAGTTACGTGGGGAATGCTCCAACCGATAAAGACCATCAAAAAGATGTTGATATTATCGAAGCACCCAGAAGTACGGGGAGTATTTTGAAACCTCTTTTATATGCAGGTATGCTGGACGATGGTGAATTACTGCCGAATACTTTAGTTGCCGATATTCCAACGCAGATTGCAGGGTATACCCCGCAAAATTTCAATCTGACCTTTGACGGAGCGGTTCCGGCACATCGGGCTCTGTCGCGCTCTCTCAATATCCCTTCGGTTTTGATGCTGCAGGAGTTTGGCGTGAATAAATTTTATGAGGAATTGCAAAAGTTTAAATTGAAGGATATCAATAAAACACCCGATCATTATGGATTGTCTCTTATTTTAGGAGGGGCCGAAAGTAATTTGTGGGATTTATGCCGAACGTATGCAAATCTGTCTTCCACATTAAATTATTATGTTAAGAATCAGGCACAATACCGAACGAATGAATTTACGGAATTAAATTATAAGAGCAATTTTGAACCCGATTTTGGTTCCGAAAGTGATCAGAAGAACATCTTGGGTGCCGGATCAATTTGGTCAGCTTACAATGCCATGGAAGAGGTCAACAGACCGGAAGGAGATGAAGCCTGGAAGTTTTACGACAGCTCTCTTAAAATTGCGTGGAAAACCGGAACCAGTTTTGGTAATCGCGATGCTTGGGCAATTGGTACAAATTCAAGATATGTGGTGGGAATCTGGGTTGGGAATGCAACAGGCGAGGGCAGGCCTACTTTAACAGGAGTTACAAGTGCCGCACCGATTTTATTTGATGTTTTTAATTTACTGCCAAGACAAAGATGGTTTCAAACGCCTTATAAAGATTTAGCAGAAGTTGAGGTGTGTCGTTTAAGCGGCTATTTGGCCAAAGACGGCTGTCCGAAAATAAAGCAATGGGTTCCCAAAAAAGGGAAATCGACCAGTGTTTGTCCGTATCACAAAACGGTTCATCTCAATTCAACCGGACAGTTTCAGGTAAACAGCAGTTGTGAGAGTATTGATAATATTGTGACAAAAAACTGGTTTGTTTTACCTCCGGTTATGGCATGGTATTACAAGAGTCAGCATATTGAGTACTTGCCTTTGCCTCCGTTTAAAGAAGGCTGTCAGGGTACACAAACCACAACAATGGATTTTATTTATCCCAAAACCAATGGTAAAATTTATTTAACCAAAGATTTTAATAGCAAAGTTCAGCCCGTGATTTTAAAAGTAGCCTATTCCGAAAGAGAAAAAGAGCTTTTTTGGTACGTGGATGACGTTTATAAAGCCACCACAAAAACTTTTCACGAATTGCCGGTTACGCCAACTTCGGGAACGCATTATATCACAGTGGTAGATGCTTCTGGCAATGAAATCAGACGAAAAATTGAAATAGTGAGGGAATAA
- a CDS encoding DUF2798 domain-containing protein has protein sequence MNKKYFKYINTLFVVIPMTLIMAFVGLMRNYGFGEDWFLKFLKAWSVMLPVAYIAAFIIIPNARKLAEKTTTGS, from the coding sequence ATGAACAAAAAGTATTTTAAGTACATCAACACATTGTTTGTTGTAATTCCAATGACATTAATTATGGCATTTGTAGGGTTAATGCGCAATTATGGATTTGGAGAAGATTGGTTTTTAAAGTTTTTGAAAGCTTGGAGTGTGATGCTGCCTGTTGCCTATATTGCAGCCTTTATCATTATTCCAAATGCCAGAAAACTAGCAGAAAAGACAACTACAGGGTCCTAA
- a CDS encoding HU family DNA-binding protein encodes MTKADIVAKISEKLGLEKGDVQATVETFMEEVKTSLETGDNVYLRGFGSFIVKTRAEKTGRNISKNTTIKIPAHNIPAFKPAKVFVEGVKTNNEAK; translated from the coding sequence ATGACGAAAGCAGATATCGTAGCGAAAATTTCGGAGAAACTAGGTCTTGAAAAAGGAGATGTTCAAGCAACAGTTGAAACTTTTATGGAAGAAGTTAAAACTTCACTAGAAACTGGAGACAATGTTTACCTAAGAGGTTTTGGAAGTTTTATTGTAAAAACAAGAGCTGAAAAAACTGGTAGAAACATTTCTAAGAACACCACTATCAAAATTCCAGCACACAATATTCCTGCGTTTAAACCTGCAAAAGTTTTTGTAGAAGGAGTAAAAACAAATAACGAAGCAAAGTAA